Proteins encoded within one genomic window of Bdellovibrionota bacterium:
- the panC gene encoding pantoate--beta-alanine ligase: protein MSTKVLKTTSEYKNLFSSLAGKTIGFVPTMGALHEGHLTLMRKAKAENDIVVVSVFVNPTQFNNPEDLKKYPRTLDQDLKMISAVGADYLFYPEINEMYPDDYKYKVTENAFSKILCGAHRPGHFDGVLSVVMKLFNIVRPTKAYFGEKDYQQLKLIQGMVESFFMNLEIVPVPIVRDEKGLALSSRNQRLSEEGLERARKFAQIFKQDKTLEDIDEELTAKNIEVEYLEEHFGRKFAAVHIEGVRLIDNT from the coding sequence TTGAGCACGAAGGTTTTAAAAACAACATCTGAATACAAAAATCTATTTTCATCTCTCGCAGGAAAAACCATTGGATTTGTACCTACGATGGGGGCTTTGCATGAAGGTCATCTCACGCTAATGAGAAAAGCCAAAGCCGAAAACGATATCGTGGTGGTCAGTGTTTTTGTGAACCCAACTCAATTCAATAATCCTGAAGATCTAAAAAAATATCCGAGAACTTTGGATCAAGATTTAAAAATGATTTCGGCTGTAGGCGCTGATTACCTCTTTTATCCTGAGATCAATGAAATGTATCCGGATGATTACAAATATAAAGTCACAGAGAATGCTTTTAGTAAAATTCTTTGTGGCGCCCATAGACCTGGACACTTTGATGGAGTTTTAAGTGTGGTGATGAAACTTTTCAATATCGTAAGACCTACAAAGGCTTACTTTGGTGAAAAGGATTATCAACAGCTTAAACTCATTCAAGGAATGGTAGAAAGCTTCTTTATGAATCTTGAAATTGTTCCTGTTCCTATAGTTAGAGATGAAAAGGGCCTAGCGCTTTCTTCTAGAAACCAAAGGCTTTCTGAAGAAGGCTTGGAACGTGCTAGAAAGTTTGCACAAATTTTTAAGCAAGACAAAACACTTGAGGATATTGACGAAGAACTCACTGCAAAAAATATTGAAGTTGAATATCTCGAAGAACACTTTGGCAGAAAATTTGCCGCTGTTCATATCGAAGGAGTTAGATTAATTGATAACACATAA
- the panD gene encoding aspartate 1-decarboxylase yields the protein MQLTMMKSKLHKATVTDADLNYEGSISIDSALCDQAQFLQFEQVDIYNVNNGARFTTYVIYGKPGEICLNGAAARHVQKGDKVIIVSYANYEREEALNHKPIALMLDDNNKVKRESF from the coding sequence ATGCAATTAACAATGATGAAATCAAAATTACACAAAGCAACTGTTACAGACGCAGATTTAAACTACGAGGGATCTATTTCCATTGATTCGGCACTTTGTGACCAAGCTCAATTTTTACAATTTGAACAAGTCGATATCTATAATGTAAATAATGGTGCAAGATTTACGACTTACGTGATCTACGGAAAGCCGGGAGAAATTTGTCTGAATGGTGCAGCCGCAAGACATGTTCAAAAAGGCGATAAAGTGATCATCGTAAGCTACGCCAACTACGAGCGTGAAGAAGCCCTCAATCACAAACCCATCGCTCTAATGCTTGATGATAACAACAAAGTAAAAAGAGAGTCGTTTTAA
- a CDS encoding flavoprotein produces the protein MITHKEIIKKNILFMLTGSIACFKACELISQLVQKGFKVKTVASRSALQFIGPATLEGLTGEAVQVDNYEHGKMMNHIDLARWADLILVCPATANSINSMATGAGGDMITDIFLSNNFQKPFWVTPAMNTQMLAHPATQESIKKLKTWGTEILDTDAGNLACGEQGSGRLLAPAIILEKILQHFSNQSFEFKEGPTA, from the coding sequence TTGATAACACATAAAGAAATTATAAAGAAAAATATTCTATTTATGCTCACGGGATCCATCGCTTGCTTTAAAGCTTGCGAGTTGATTTCTCAGTTGGTGCAAAAAGGTTTTAAAGTTAAGACCGTTGCCTCGCGATCTGCTTTACAATTTATTGGACCAGCAACTCTTGAAGGTCTAACTGGCGAAGCCGTTCAAGTCGATAATTATGAACACGGAAAGATGATGAACCACATAGATCTTGCTAGATGGGCAGATTTGATTCTCGTTTGTCCTGCGACGGCCAATTCTATCAATTCAATGGCTACCGGAGCTGGTGGCGATATGATTACAGATATTTTTCTCAGCAACAATTTTCAAAAGCCCTTTTGGGTAACACCTGCGATGAATACACAAATGCTTGCGCATCCTGCGACTCAAGAAAGCATTAAAAAATTAAAAACTTGGGGAACCGAAATTCTTGATACAGATGCAGGAAATTTAGCATGCGGTGAACAAGGCTCTGGAAGACTCTTAGCCCCTGCAATTATCTTGGAAAAAATATTACAACATTTCTCTAATCAAAGTTTTGAATTTAAGGAGGGTCCAACGGCATGA
- a CDS encoding phosphopantothenoylcysteine decarboxylase, whose translation MNILITAGGTQERIDQVRSITNTSTGKTAHSIAEFLYENSYKNIYYVHADKAESFANAKENIAFVSSDDLERALKDILRDTHIDVIIHLAAVSDFIVDKVVINGELFEASNISKISSKDEVELVLKKRSKIIDHLKTFALKSTPLVIGFKLTNSKEYEDQIEQVLALSMNESVDFVVHNDLNDIDSNTHKTQIFFRDSLVFTGETKEHLSKNLLELIKTYTFNLQNFTSYLSN comes from the coding sequence ATGAATATTCTAATTACAGCTGGCGGTACTCAAGAAAGAATCGACCAAGTTCGCAGTATAACTAATACCAGCACAGGTAAAACTGCGCATTCTATTGCAGAATTTTTATATGAGAATAGCTATAAAAATATTTATTACGTGCATGCTGACAAGGCGGAAAGCTTTGCCAACGCAAAGGAAAATATTGCTTTTGTGAGTTCAGATGATCTGGAGAGAGCTCTGAAAGATATTCTAAGGGACACACACATTGACGTGATCATTCACTTGGCTGCAGTATCAGATTTCATTGTGGATAAAGTTGTGATCAATGGGGAACTTTTTGAAGCGAGCAACATCAGTAAAATTAGCTCTAAAGACGAAGTAGAACTTGTGTTAAAGAAAAGATCAAAAATTATCGATCACTTAAAGACTTTTGCGTTGAAGAGCACTCCACTTGTGATTGGCTTTAAACTTACTAATTCCAAAGAGTACGAAGATCAAATCGAACAAGTTTTGGCATTATCAATGAACGAAAGCGTAGACTTTGTAGTTCATAATGATCTTAACGATATTGATAGCAATACTCATAAGACCCAAATTTTTTTTAGAGACAGTTTAGTATTCACGGGCGAAACAAAAGAACATTTGAGTAAAAATTTATTAGAATTAATTAAAACCTACACTTTTAACTTACAGAATTTTACTAGTTACCTAAGTAACTAG
- a CDS encoding type III pantothenate kinase, producing the protein MILCLDIGNSQIFGGVFENGKIRLKFRKISTQGASSDEYGLFLKSVLRENGLEPQQIKKIAICSVVPDLVHSLRNCCLKYFNLNPFILQPGIKSGLKIKYKNPVEVGADRISNAIAATQLHPNKNLIVIDFGTATTLCVITKKQEYLGGVILAGLKISMEALETRTAKLPKVEIVKTDEVLGRSTVESIQIGLFHGHYASCKYLTEQLKKECFKNEEVIVMGTGGFSTMFEDTDLFDEIAPDLVLHGLFLSLKNNTDIKIKPRDKKNKNSATDATARNSLA; encoded by the coding sequence ATGATCTTATGTCTTGATATTGGAAACAGCCAAATTTTTGGTGGTGTTTTTGAAAATGGAAAAATTAGATTGAAGTTTAGAAAAATTTCAACTCAAGGTGCATCTTCGGATGAATATGGTTTATTCTTAAAATCAGTTTTAAGAGAAAACGGATTAGAGCCACAACAAATCAAAAAGATCGCAATCTGCTCTGTAGTTCCGGACCTAGTTCATTCCCTTAGGAACTGCTGCTTAAAGTATTTCAACTTGAATCCTTTTATCCTTCAACCTGGAATAAAGAGCGGGCTTAAGATCAAATACAAGAACCCCGTTGAAGTGGGCGCAGATAGAATTTCTAATGCTATCGCTGCAACTCAACTTCATCCAAATAAAAATTTAATCGTTATTGATTTTGGTACAGCAACCACTCTTTGTGTGATCACAAAGAAACAAGAATATCTTGGTGGCGTGATCTTGGCTGGACTTAAAATTTCCATGGAAGCTTTGGAAACCAGGACTGCAAAGCTTCCTAAGGTTGAAATAGTAAAAACTGATGAAGTTCTTGGAAGATCTACCGTTGAAAGCATCCAGATTGGATTGTTTCATGGACACTATGCAAGTTGTAAATATCTTACTGAACAACTAAAAAAAGAATGTTTTAAAAATGAAGAAGTCATTGTCATGGGTACAGGAGGATTCTCTACAATGTTTGAGGACACAGATCTATTCGATGAGATCGCACCTGACCTTGTTCTTCATGGATTATTCCTCTCTTTAAAGAACAACACAGATATTAAGATCAAACCTAGAGATAAGAAGAATAAAAATTCAGCAACGGATGCCACTGCTAGAAATTCATTGGCGTAG
- a CDS encoding class I SAM-dependent methyltransferase: MTQKQSYYLERNKDDVLELKKDSSKEKISVDFLSGEFQQRLKTLSKTQPLFKAMALEKGERVLDATAGLGKDAVSFCHYGVSVIAVEENPIVFALLEDGLRRAMLHPQFHKKFSGKIELVHGSSLDYMNKIGEKPHTIYLDPMYPADPKSAKPKKEMAFLREILTDRDNLSRQNIEQLLEIALKTALKRVVLKRPLASEPIIKPSHSFESKLVRFDMYLMNQRIM; encoded by the coding sequence ATGACTCAAAAGCAATCCTATTATCTAGAGCGTAATAAAGATGACGTACTAGAGCTTAAAAAAGATTCTTCCAAAGAAAAAATCTCTGTGGATTTTTTGTCGGGAGAATTTCAGCAAAGACTAAAAACACTTTCTAAAACTCAACCGCTCTTTAAAGCCATGGCTTTAGAAAAAGGGGAGAGAGTTCTAGATGCAACGGCAGGATTGGGCAAGGATGCGGTGAGTTTCTGCCATTATGGTGTTAGTGTTATTGCTGTAGAAGAAAATCCCATCGTATTTGCGCTTTTGGAAGATGGATTGAGGCGGGCAATGCTTCATCCACAATTCCATAAAAAATTTTCTGGAAAAATTGAATTGGTACACGGGTCTTCATTGGACTATATGAACAAGATCGGAGAAAAACCTCACACAATCTATCTAGATCCTATGTATCCTGCTGATCCAAAATCAGCCAAACCTAAAAAAGAAATGGCTTTTTTAAGAGAAATTCTCACGGATCGTGATAATCTTTCTCGGCAAAATATTGAGCAATTGCTTGAGATCGCTCTTAAAACTGCACTCAAAAGAGTGGTTTTAAAACGTCCACTAGCAAGTGAGCCCATCATAAAACCTTCTCATTCCTTCGAAAGTAAACTGGTCCGCTTTGATATGTATTTGATGAATCAACGCATCATGTGA
- a CDS encoding SDR family oxidoreductase: MADFYKGKYVIITGGSEGIGRALALDLTKAGADVSILSRTIQKLEQTHKEMESFRVSKEQKINYAVCDVTQFETVRKVIDELIFDHKVPDILMNVAGYAQPGYIHEQEIHHFDEMINLNLFGVVHTCKALTPYFMKEKKGIILNTSSMAGFLGLFGYTAYCASKFAVVGFSEALRRELKPYNIQVSVLCPPNTKTPGLEKENRVKPKEILETEEKAKVVTAEEVSTATLKDLKKKKTMIIPTTDGSLAYFLNKISPKIIDQFVKRKIDI, from the coding sequence GTGGCAGATTTTTATAAAGGTAAATATGTTATTATTACGGGCGGCTCTGAAGGTATCGGACGTGCCCTGGCTTTGGATCTCACAAAAGCTGGAGCGGACGTTTCTATTCTCTCAAGAACAATTCAAAAGTTAGAACAAACTCACAAAGAGATGGAAAGCTTCCGTGTTTCCAAAGAACAAAAAATCAACTACGCTGTTTGTGATGTCACGCAGTTTGAAACCGTTAGAAAAGTGATCGACGAATTGATCTTTGATCATAAAGTTCCAGATATTTTGATGAACGTTGCAGGTTATGCTCAACCAGGATATATCCACGAACAAGAAATTCATCACTTTGATGAAATGATCAATCTCAATCTCTTTGGCGTAGTTCACACTTGTAAAGCTCTGACTCCTTACTTTATGAAAGAGAAAAAAGGAATTATCTTAAATACATCATCGATGGCAGGCTTTTTGGGACTATTTGGCTACACTGCTTACTGTGCATCAAAATTTGCGGTGGTTGGATTTTCTGAAGCTCTAAGACGTGAACTTAAACCTTACAACATTCAGGTTTCTGTTCTTTGTCCTCCCAATACTAAAACCCCAGGATTGGAAAAAGAAAATAGGGTCAAGCCTAAAGAAATTCTCGAAACAGAAGAAAAAGCAAAAGTTGTAACGGCAGAAGAAGTTTCTACGGCTACATTGAAAGATTTAAAGAAAAAAAAGACCATGATCATTCCTACTACAGACGGAAGCCTTGCTTACTTCCTAAATAAAATTTCTCCCAAAATCATTGATCAATTTGTTAAAAGGAAGATAGACATATGA